In a single window of the Antedon mediterranea chromosome 1, ecAntMedi1.1, whole genome shotgun sequence genome:
- the LOC140061981 gene encoding protein Tob1-like: protein MRECFHRNYIQSNMNSELQVAVQFVCSYLYNKLPRRRIDGFGYELEKALDHKFQGHWYPERPTKGSAYRCLKFQSSRLDPAVDIASKKSGLKVEEILANLPHDLMVWIDPREVSYRIGEKGSTKILYSDHHAEESIDNTAADDEVASHAGHDDASRFAFNPDAATFKPIDSLATSMSNLTLGLSPVSSSLSPVSPTSSFGTSPSPTTMLLSRSNTSPTSDYIRTPQKTQHMFTAAMFAQTKFGSTKLKNSGKRSNFPPRQSPTEVGAYFKQRNGLNNGANAYQRVPNNFAQREAWLPSIPRPDNAYNCWADPFFPRVEEFPSYGFETRPIAASAVKPNRMFYDTMNFQGSAFNGRYGQHPLVAAN, encoded by the coding sequence ATGCGAGAGTGCTTTCACAGGAATTATATACAGTCAAACATGAATAGTGAATTACAAGTTGCAGTACAATTCGTCTGCTCGTATCTGTACAACAAGCTACCGCGCCGGCGCATTGATGGTTTTGGATATGAACTAGAAAAGGCGCTCGATCACAAATTCCAAGGACATTGGTACCCAGAAAGACCAACTAAAGGATCCGCATATCGATGTTTGAAATTTCAATCTTCCCGCCTTGATCCAGCCGTGGATATAGCCAGCAAGAAAAGTGGACTTAAAGTTGAGGAGATACTTGCTAATCTACCCCACGACTTAATGGTGTGGATTGACCCCCGTGAGGTCTCTTACAGAATTGGAGAGAAAGGTTCTACAAAAATCCTTTACAGTGACCACCATGCCGAAGAAAGTATTGACAATACGGCAGCAGACGACGAGGTTGCCAGTCATgctggacatgatgatgcctcCAGATTTGCTTTTAACCCAGACGCAGCTACTTTTAAACCGATTGATTCGCTAGCCACTTCAATGAGTAACCTTACCCTGGGACTATCACCAGTATCTTCATCATTATCGCCTGTTTCTCCTACATCAAGTTTTGGAACATCTCCATCTCCAACGACAATGCTACTTAGTCGTTCAAACACAAGTCCTACATCGGATTACATAAGAACACCCCAGAAAACACAGCACATGTTTACGGCAGCAATGTTTGCACAGACTAAATTTGGTTCAACTAAACTGAAGAATTCCGGCAAACGAAGCAACTTTCCTCCGCGCCAATCGCCCACCGAAGTTGGCGCATATTTTAAACAGCGAAATGGATTGAACAACGGTGCTAACGCCTATCAAAGAGTACCAAATAACTTTGCACAACGGGAAGCATGGTTGCCTTCCATACCAAGACCCGATAACGCATATAACTGTTGGGCAGACCCGTTCTTTCCAAGAGTTGAAGAATTTCCAAGTTACGGTTTTGAAACAAGACCAATTGCGGCGTCCGCTGTCAAACCGAATCGCATGTTTTACGACACAATGAATTTCCAAGGTTCGGCGTTTAATGGTCGCTATGGACAACATCCTCTAGTGGCAGCCAATTGA